ACGGCCTTCAATTCGCAGGCGGTGCAGTCCAGGCTGATCCAGGATGCCTGGGGCGCGTACACGCAAGCGGTGCTCTACGTGATCACCGGCGACCCGGTGCATCGCGACAACGGCATGCGCATCATCCGGATCTGGTCGAACATGGATCCCGCCGCTTACGCGTACTATCCCGACGCCCACATTCACTCTGGTGTGCCGCTGCAGCGGCTCCTCATGGCGGCAGAGATCTTCCGCTACTCGTCGGTCGCCGACGGCTACACGGCATATGACCTCGCGTGGCACGATTCGGACACCGCGAAGCTGACCGACAACCTCATCGTGCCGATGACCGAGACCTTCCTGCACACGAACTGGCGGTACCTCAACCAGCACATCTATCCGCTCATCGGAGCCATGTCGGGCTACATCTTCACCGACAACCGCGAACGCTACGACGAGGGCGTCGAATGGTTCACGGTCAACTCGACGACGTCGAGGCCCGAGCAGAACGGCGCGATCGCCGCCATCTATCCGCTGATCGACAAGAACGATCCGCTGAATCCCTACGGGTACAGCTTCGTCCAGCACCAGGAGATGGGGCGCGACCAGGCGCACGGCTGGGACGACGTCAACACGCTCGGCGTCATGGCACGCATCCTCACGGTGCAGGGCACCGAGGTCGATCCGGTCACCGGTACCCGCTCCACCGCGGATGACGCGGTGTCGCCGTATGCCTTCCTCGACGACCGGCTCCTTCACGGCGCGAACCAGTTCGTCGGGTACATGCTCGGCCACGAGATCCCGTGGATCGACACGACGGGCGGCGCGGGCGTGCTCTCGGAGGCATACCGCGGTCGGCTGTTCAACCCCATCGACGAGATGTACCACGTCTACCGCTACGACCTCGGGCGCGACCTCGAGAAGGAGGCACCGCATCTCGAACAGTGGCACGACCAGGCCGACGGCCCGATCTTCCACTGGGGCGCGAACCTCTACAACTTCTGGGATCCGAACCCCGACTACGCGCCCGACTACTGGCTCTCCCTGCCTGAGGAGGTCGCGGGCGTGACGCCGCCCGCTCCGACCGACTCAAAGGTGCAGCTCGAGCAGCGCGGCGTACACATCGACGGCACGACGAAGGTCGAAACCGAGGGCGACACCACGTTCGCGCGATTGAAGGCCTCGAAGGGCGGCAGCACGGTCGCCGTGCGCACGCTCATGTACGTCAGTCGCACCGGCTACAGCCCGGTCGGCGTACGGATCCGCACCGATGGGCCCGCGACCCTCGAGATCCGCAAGAATCCTGATCTCGCGCCGTACCATGTGCTGCGGCTGCCCGACACGCATGGCGCGTGGCGCTACGTCACGTACGACGTCGACACGAATGTGCTGCCCGGCAGCACCCTGGGCGACAACCTGGCGTACTACACGGCGAAGGGCTCCGGCAGAGTCAACGTCGACCTCGACCATGTCGAGCTCGAGGCGAAGGGGAAGCTCGACATCCCCGCGTTCGCGCAGGGCTCGGCGACCCGGCTCGTCGGCGTTGCGGGTGCCGAGTCCGCGCGCGACCTCGCCGCGACCGATCCGAAGGGCGTGACCCTCCAGTACGAGGCATTCGGGCTTCCTGATGGAGCGAGCGTGGATGCCGCATCCGGTCGCCTGACCTGGACGCCCTCCGCGAAGCAGGTCGGCAACCACCGGTTCACGCTCGCGGCGTCGAACGGCGAGGTCGTCACCACGCTCGAGGTCGAGCTCGAGGTCGCCGCCACGCGGCAGGTGGCGCTCGAGACTGCTCTCGCCGGCTACGACCCCGACGAGCGTTACGTGTCGGGTTCGCTCGCCGAGTTCGAGTCGGTGCTCGCGAGCGCCGAGGCATCCGTCGACACCGCAGATGACGCGACCTTCCTCACCGGACTCGCCGCGCTGCAGGAGGCCGTGGCCGCGCTGCAACTGCTCACCCCGCGCCTGGCCGACGATGGCTCGTTCGACTACCGCGGACTCGTCACCTCGACGCTGTCGGCGGCCAACGTCTCGAACCTCGTCGACGGCGACTTCAACACGACGACCGGCGACCTGCGTGCACCCTTCACGTTCGACTTCGGCGCCGGGTTCCGGGTCGCGGCCGACGCGATCGGACTCCAGGCGCGGTACAACTTCGCCAACCGATCGCAGGGCGCCAACGTCTACGGATCCAACGACGGCCGAACCTGGACCCTGCTGACGTCGCGGGAGACCACCAACACGACTGCGCAGAACTTCGCGATCGAGACGATCCCGGTCATCGCCGAGCTGCAGGACTCGACGTGGCGGTACCTCAAGGTGCAGGTCGACCACCCCGGTGTGCCGACAGACCCCGTGTATCCCGGGATCTCGTCGTTCAGCGAGATCCGCATCCACGGCGAACGCCACGAGATGGTCGACGCGATCGCTTCGGCCGCGCTCACGTCGACGAATGCCGAGGCGGGGAAAGCGGTGAACGGCGACACGGTGAAGCTGACACTGGTCGCCGACCAGCCGCTCGCCGGCGTCGACGTGACGATCGAAGGTCGCCCGGCGACGGCCTCGTTGAGCGACGGGCTCACGTGGACCGCGGAGCTCGTGCTGCCCGACGATGTCGACTACGGGAGGAACCTCGTGTTCGCTGCCGACTATCGCACCGCGTCCGGCGGCCAGGGCGCGACGGTCATCGAGACCACCGACGGATCGTCACTCGCCCTCTGGAACACCCACGTGAGCGCCCTCGAGGTCAAACGGGAATGGGTCGACGCCTCCACGGTGCCGTGGCCGGGCACCTCGGGAACGACGCAGGACAACGGATGGCGGTTGTTCGACGGCGACCTGACGACGTTCCCCGACACGACCACGGCCAACGGCTGGGTGACCGTGGTGCCCACCGATGAGACGACGTTCACCTTCGACCTCGTGCGGATGCGGCCGCGGTCGTCGCAGCTCGCGCGTGCGAACGGGACGGTGCTCCAGGGCTCGAACGACGACGGTGCGACGTGGCAGAACCTCGTCACCTTCACCGGCGTCGCCGCGGACCAGTGGTACAGCTTCCCGCTGCCGGCTGAGGCGCACGTCGAACGGCTCCGTGTGCTCGACGAGCACGGCGGGCGAGTCAACATCGCCGAGGTGCAGCTGCTCCACGACGACCGCTGAACGCGTCGAGGCGGGTGGGTGCTGCCCGGGCACCCGCCCGCCCCTAGGCGCGTCCAGCTGGGTCCGCAACCCCCTGGGGAGGTCGTGTGCATCGGCGGATACTTGCCGAGACGACGCTGCCGGCGTCGAGAGGGGAGCATACGGATGTCCCACATCGACACGCCGAACCCGCGTGAGCACGCCGAGCCGCACACCGAAGGTGTCGGCGTCTGAGGACGGCATCCATGGCAAGATCACCGCTGCTGTTGGGTCCGATGCTGCGATACGTCGACGAGACCTCGGCCAGCATCTGGGTGGAGACGCGAGCCGACTGCCGGGTGAGTGTCCATGCT
The Agromyces albus DNA segment above includes these coding regions:
- a CDS encoding putative Ig domain-containing protein, producing the protein MQRPFERIRRRWLSLAAIVAAFTLVATPVPALAADEEPQHVEVSFQVSTSDDGFTHPGIGVSADNLLRARDHVQEDAEPWATYYDAMVATKYASMALRSANQSAVLDQPAVTAFNSQAVQSRLIQDAWGAYTQAVLYVITGDPVHRDNGMRIIRIWSNMDPAAYAYYPDAHIHSGVPLQRLLMAAEIFRYSSVADGYTAYDLAWHDSDTAKLTDNLIVPMTETFLHTNWRYLNQHIYPLIGAMSGYIFTDNRERYDEGVEWFTVNSTTSRPEQNGAIAAIYPLIDKNDPLNPYGYSFVQHQEMGRDQAHGWDDVNTLGVMARILTVQGTEVDPVTGTRSTADDAVSPYAFLDDRLLHGANQFVGYMLGHEIPWIDTTGGAGVLSEAYRGRLFNPIDEMYHVYRYDLGRDLEKEAPHLEQWHDQADGPIFHWGANLYNFWDPNPDYAPDYWLSLPEEVAGVTPPAPTDSKVQLEQRGVHIDGTTKVETEGDTTFARLKASKGGSTVAVRTLMYVSRTGYSPVGVRIRTDGPATLEIRKNPDLAPYHVLRLPDTHGAWRYVTYDVDTNVLPGSTLGDNLAYYTAKGSGRVNVDLDHVELEAKGKLDIPAFAQGSATRLVGVAGAESARDLAATDPKGVTLQYEAFGLPDGASVDAASGRLTWTPSAKQVGNHRFTLAASNGEVVTTLEVELEVAATRQVALETALAGYDPDERYVSGSLAEFESVLASAEASVDTADDATFLTGLAALQEAVAALQLLTPRLADDGSFDYRGLVTSTLSAANVSNLVDGDFNTTTGDLRAPFTFDFGAGFRVAADAIGLQARYNFANRSQGANVYGSNDGRTWTLLTSRETTNTTAQNFAIETIPVIAELQDSTWRYLKVQVDHPGVPTDPVYPGISSFSEIRIHGERHEMVDAIASAALTSTNAEAGKAVNGDTVKLTLVADQPLAGVDVTIEGRPATASLSDGLTWTAELVLPDDVDYGRNLVFAADYRTASGGQGATVIETTDGSSLALWNTHVSALEVKREWVDASTVPWPGTSGTTQDNGWRLFDGDLTTFPDTTTANGWVTVVPTDETTFTFDLVRMRPRSSQLARANGTVLQGSNDDGATWQNLVTFTGVAADQWYSFPLPAEAHVERLRVLDEHGGRVNIAEVQLLHDDR